Proteins encoded by one window of Vigna radiata var. radiata cultivar VC1973A chromosome 5, Vradiata_ver6, whole genome shotgun sequence:
- the LOC106760087 gene encoding auxin efflux carrier component 1-like, with product MINGQGIYNTFSAIVPLYVPMILAYGSVQWWKIITPEQCSGINRFVAFFASPFLNFYFLATNNPYTMNLRFITADTLQKLVILGALFLCSVFTKFGSIDWTITLFSLTTLPNTVVIGVPLLTAMYGDSSAVLMSHIFIMQGVVWFTLMLFLYEYRGARSLISMQFPDNGGSIVSFTIDSDVLSLGDNEPLHTEAKMRENGEIHVAVKSPSFNKSGNWSTSNRRGTQILSMQRSLSFNTIRDLRDQCFERGIFEIDEKLWKDTIHNQVKHESIVMKNDIEAIKNKKVEIENPKEVKIEEGGVYNKKQEMPRTSVMTRLILTMVWRNLIRNPNTYACALGFIWSLISFRWNIKIPLIVDGSILILSKTGTGMAMFSIGLYMALQPKLVACGNTWAIVSMVARFVVGPAVMAVAAIAIGIRGVLLRIAIIQAVLPQSIITFIFSKQYNLHTDIISTAVIFGTMISLPISLLYFVILGID from the exons ATGATAAACGGCCAAGGTATATATAACACTTTTTCTGCTATTGTGCCACTATATGTGCCGATGATTCTAGCCTATGGCTCCGTCCAGTGGTGGAAGATCATCACGCCAGAACAATGCTCTGGCATAAACCGCTTCGTGGCATTTTTTGCCTCTCCTTTCCTTAACTTCTATTTTCTAGCTACCAACAATCCTTACACTATGAACTTGAGGTTCATAACCGCTGACACGCTTCAGAAATTGGTGATTCTGGGTGCTCTTTTCCTATGTTCTGTCTTCACGAAATTTGGCAGCATAGACTGGACCATCACCCTCTTCTCACTTACTACGCTGCCCAACACGGTGGTCATCGGTGTGCCGCTTCTAACAGCCATGTACGGAGACTCATCAGCCGTCCTCATGAGTCACATTTTCATCATGCAAGGTGTGGTGTGGTTCACTCTCATGTTGTTCTTGTACGAATACAGAGGTGCCAGAAGCCTTATTTCGATGCAGTTCCCTGATAACGGTGGCTCCATCGTCTCATTCACCATTGACTCTGATGTTCTCTCGCTTGGCGACAACGAGCCGCTGCATACTGAAgcgaaaatgagagaaaatggAGAGATTCATGTGGCGGTGAAGAGTCCTTCCTTCAACAAGTCTGGTAACTGGTCAACGTCAAATCGTCGTGGAACACAGATTTTGTCCATGCAAAGATCTTTGAGTTTTAACACCATACGTGATCTTCGAGACCAGTGTTTTGAAAGAGGAATCTTCGAGATAGACGAAaaattgtggaaggacactattCACAACCAAG TGAAACACGAGTCAATAGTGATGAAGAATGATATTGAAgcaatcaaaaataaaaaggttgaaATCGAAAATCCAAAAGAGGTGAAAATCGAAGAAGGAGGTGTATATAATAAAAAGCAGGAAATGCCACGTACTAGTGTCATGACAAGGCTCATTCTCACCATGGTTTGGAGGAATCTAATTAGAAACCCTAATACCTACGCTTGTGCTCTTGGATTCATATGGTCTCTCATATCATTTAg GTGGAATATAAAGATTCCTCTGATAGTAGATGGTTCGATTTTAATATTGTCTAAAACAGGGACAGGAATGGCCATGTTCAGTATAG gtTTGTACATGGCATTACAACCCAAACTGGTGGCTTGTGGAAACACTTGGGCAATAGTATCAATGGTCGCCCGATTCGTCGTTGGTCCCGCAGTGATGGCTGTCGCAGCCATAGCCATTGGTATCCGAGGAGTTCTTTTACGTATTGCGATTATTCAA GCTGTTCTTCCCCAATCTATtatcacttttatattttcCAAACAGTACAATCTCCACACAGACATTATAAGCACTGC GGTTATATTTGGAACGATGATTTCGTTGCCCATTTCACTATTATACTTCGTGATACTTGGAATCGATTAA